From a region of the Xanthomonas rydalmerensis genome:
- a CDS encoding GNAT family N-acetyltransferase, with amino-acid sequence MSEPTVPIAHDPQQRRFTLEVDGHRAELDYVLEQGRMVITHTGVPTPIGGRGLAAQLVTAALDHAQAQGWKVVPACSYAAVFIQRHPQYAALLA; translated from the coding sequence ATGTCCGAACCCACCGTCCCGATCGCGCACGATCCGCAGCAGCGGCGCTTCACCCTGGAGGTCGACGGCCACCGCGCCGAACTCGACTACGTGCTGGAGCAGGGGCGCATGGTCATCACCCACACCGGGGTGCCGACGCCCATCGGCGGGCGCGGCCTGGCGGCGCAGCTGGTCACCGCCGCGCTGGACCACGCGCAGGCGCAAGGCTGGAAGGTGGTGCCGGCGTGTTCGTACGCGGCGGTGTTCATCCAGCGGCATCCGCAGTACGCCGCGCTGCTCGCCTGA
- a CDS encoding rhomboid family intramembrane serine protease, which translates to MPSVTPVNLILIVLTVLVSWAAFNNRRLLDRLILWPPAVDRHKQYDRLVTYGFIHADFPHLLFNMVTLYFFGGPIEVLMERLTGNMLVYPLFYLSALVVSILPSYLKNQKNPNYMSLGASGAVSAVLFAFILMAPWTGIFFFFIPIPIPAILYAVFYVGYSIWMDRRGGDNVNHSAHLAGAAFGVMFLLIMEPSVLQHFLGELANPRFGRG; encoded by the coding sequence ATGCCCTCCGTCACCCCCGTCAACCTGATCCTGATCGTCCTTACCGTGCTGGTGTCGTGGGCGGCGTTCAACAACCGCCGGCTGCTCGACCGGCTGATCCTGTGGCCGCCGGCGGTCGATCGCCACAAGCAGTACGACCGGCTGGTGACCTACGGCTTCATCCACGCCGATTTCCCGCACCTGCTGTTCAACATGGTCACGCTGTACTTCTTCGGCGGCCCGATCGAGGTGCTGATGGAGCGGCTGACCGGCAACATGCTGGTGTATCCGCTGTTCTACCTGTCCGCGCTGGTGGTCTCGATCCTGCCGAGCTACCTGAAGAACCAGAAGAACCCCAACTACATGAGCCTGGGCGCGTCCGGTGCGGTGTCGGCGGTACTGTTCGCCTTCATCCTGATGGCGCCGTGGACCGGGATCTTCTTCTTCTTCATCCCGATTCCGATCCCCGCCATCCTGTATGCCGTGTTCTACGTCGGCTACAGCATCTGGATGGACCGCCGCGGTGGCGACAACGTCAACCACAGCGCGCACCTGGCCGGCGCGGCGTTCGGCGTCATGTTCCTGCTGATCATGGAACCGTCGGTGCTGCAGCATTTCCTCGGTGAGCTGGCGAACCCGCGCTTCGGGCGGGGGTGA
- a CDS encoding oligopeptide:H+ symporter has translation MSAAQERATARMPRQIPYIIGNEACERFSFYGMRNILVQFLITSLLLQEVTAPGREAEAKHIMHSFMIGVYFFPLLGGWLADRFFGKYSTILWFSLIYCVGHLCLALFEGHRNGFFLGLGLIALGAGGIKPLVASFMGDQFDQGNKHLAKVVFDAFYWIINFGSLFASLLIPLALKNLGPAWAFGIPGILMLVATLVFWAGRHRYVRVPLPPKDPHGFAQVVRTALLRQAPGQGRPGLALAGVAVLLALGTFALVPTLGLVICLCLALVLLLAGIGGGTWWQLERARAVHPDAAVDGVRAVLRVLVVFALVTPFFSLFDQKASTWVLQGQQMQMPAWFSASQMQALNPALVMLLIPFNNLVLYPLLRRRGYEPTALRRMTAGIAFSGLAWIVVGSLQVMMDGGDALSIAWQILPYALLTFGEVLVSATGLEFAYSQAPQSMKGVVMSFWNLTTTVGNLWVLLSNAAVRNDRVTAHIGSTGLSETAFLMFFFAAFAFVAALLFGLYARRYRMVDHYRPA, from the coding sequence ATGAGCGCGGCGCAAGAGCGCGCCACCGCGCGCATGCCGCGGCAGATTCCGTACATCATCGGCAACGAGGCCTGCGAGCGCTTCAGCTTCTACGGGATGCGCAACATCCTGGTGCAGTTCCTGATCACCTCGCTGCTGCTGCAGGAAGTGACCGCGCCCGGCCGCGAGGCCGAGGCCAAGCACATCATGCACAGCTTCATGATCGGCGTGTACTTCTTCCCGCTGCTCGGCGGCTGGCTGGCCGATCGCTTCTTCGGCAAGTACAGCACCATCCTCTGGTTCAGCCTGATCTACTGCGTGGGACACCTGTGCCTGGCGCTGTTCGAAGGCCATCGCAACGGCTTCTTCCTCGGCCTGGGCCTGATCGCGCTGGGCGCGGGCGGGATCAAGCCGCTGGTGGCCTCGTTCATGGGCGACCAGTTCGACCAGGGCAACAAGCACCTGGCCAAGGTGGTGTTCGACGCCTTCTACTGGATCATCAACTTCGGCTCGCTGTTCGCCTCGCTGCTGATCCCGCTGGCGCTGAAGAACCTGGGCCCGGCGTGGGCGTTCGGCATCCCCGGCATCCTGATGCTGGTGGCGACCCTGGTGTTCTGGGCCGGGCGCCACCGCTACGTGCGCGTGCCGCTGCCGCCCAAGGATCCGCACGGTTTCGCCCAGGTGGTGCGCACCGCGCTGCTGCGGCAAGCGCCGGGGCAGGGGCGTCCCGGACTGGCCCTGGCAGGCGTGGCGGTGCTGCTGGCGCTGGGCACCTTCGCGCTGGTGCCGACGCTGGGCCTGGTGATCTGCCTGTGCCTGGCGCTGGTGCTGCTGCTGGCCGGCATTGGCGGCGGCACCTGGTGGCAACTGGAGCGCGCCCGCGCGGTGCATCCGGACGCCGCGGTGGACGGTGTGCGCGCAGTGCTGCGGGTGCTGGTGGTGTTCGCGCTGGTCACCCCGTTCTTTTCGTTGTTCGACCAGAAGGCCTCGACCTGGGTGCTGCAGGGCCAGCAGATGCAGATGCCGGCGTGGTTCAGCGCCTCGCAGATGCAGGCGCTGAATCCGGCGCTGGTGATGCTGCTGATCCCGTTCAACAACCTGGTGCTGTACCCGCTGCTGCGCCGGCGCGGTTACGAGCCGACCGCACTGCGGCGGATGACCGCCGGCATCGCCTTCAGCGGCCTGGCCTGGATCGTGGTCGGCAGCCTGCAGGTGATGATGGATGGCGGCGACGCCTTGTCCATCGCCTGGCAGATCCTGCCGTATGCGCTGCTGACCTTCGGCGAAGTGCTGGTCTCGGCGACCGGCCTGGAGTTCGCCTACAGCCAGGCGCCGCAGTCGATGAAGGGCGTGGTGATGAGTTTCTGGAACCTCACCACCACCGTCGGCAACCTGTGGGTGCTGCTGTCCAACGCGGCGGTGCGCAATGACCGCGTCACCGCGCACATCGGCAGCACCGGGCTCAGCGAGACCGCGTTCCTGATGTTCTTCTTCGCCGCCTTCGCGTTCGTCGCCGCACTGCTGTTCGGGCTGTACGCGCGCCGCTACCGCATGGTCGACCACTACCGCCCCGCCTGA